A window from Zingiber officinale cultivar Zhangliang chromosome 7A, Zo_v1.1, whole genome shotgun sequence encodes these proteins:
- the LOC121999593 gene encoding lipoamide acyltransferase component of branched-chain alpha-keto acid dehydrogenase complex, mitochondrial-like has translation MIPRRSTRSLLLTAASRVSRLPSAAATNPYAALLRPPPDTSESESGPFRSVLSSFLPFSPLRAGSSRSFAYWSSAERVCVRFCNRRLSSQARVDAAGGEVVDVPLAQTGEGIAECELLKWFVSEGDIVEEFQRLCEVQSDKATIEITSRFKGKVVQMLCIPELQVGETLVKIQVDDSQTPFTSAGDINVTSGGVSLTDPDSPISPKAEASGGVLSTPAVRNLAKELGLVLNDIPGTGKDGRILKEDVLTYATSKGHCKEQSFSSDSIDGHTNELELLNQDKGFYEDNVGDVQHEDKIIPVRGFQRSMVKSMTMAAKVPHFHYVEEINFDALVELKTAFQTANKDQNVKHTYLPFLIKSLSMALNKYPLLNSSFNDETNEIFLKGYHNIGIAMATTYGLVVPNIKKVQSLTILEITKELARLQQMASSNKLNTEDITGGTLTLSNIGAVGGKFGSPLLNLPEVAIIAIGQIRRLPRFDDDDNIYPASVASVTVGADHRIVDGATVARFCNEWKLLIEKPELLLLHMK, from the exons ATGATCCCACGGAGATCCACAAGATCCCTTCTCCTCACGGCCGCCTCGCGTGTCTCCCGCCTCCCTTCTGCTGCCGCGACTAACCCCTACGCCGCACTACTCCGCCCGCCACCGGATACGTCGGAGTCCGAATCCGGCCCTTTCAGGTCGGTCCTATCTTCTTTCCTTCCCTTTTCACCGCTCCGCGCTGGCAGTTCCCGGAGCTTCGCCTACTGGTCCTCT GCGGAAAGAGTTTGCGTGAGATTTTGTAATCGGCGGTTGTCTAGTCAGGCGCGGGTTGATGCCGCCGGCGGTGAGGTGGTGGACGTTCCTCTAGCGCAGACTGGGGAAGGGATTGCTGAATGCGAGCTCTTAAAATGGTTTGTAAGCGAG GGTGATATAGTAGAAGAGTTTCAGAGACTCTGTGAAGTGCAGAGTGACAAAGCAACTATTGAAATAACTAGCCGGTTTAAAGGAAAAGTTGTTCAGATGCTTTGCATACCTG AATTGCAGGTTGGGGAAACTTTGGTGAAGATACAAGTTGATGATTCTCAAACTCCTTTTACATCTGCAGGAGATATAAATGTTACATCAGGAGGTGTCTCTTTGACTGATCCTGATTCCCCAATATCACCTAAAGCAGAAGCATCTGGGGGTGTCCTATCTACTCCTGCTGTAAGGAATCTTGCCAAAGAGTTGGGCCTTGTCTTAAATGATATTCCTGGGACAGGAAAGGATGGGCGGATTCTCAAAGAAGATGTCCTTACATATGCTACAAGCAAGGGCCATTGCAAAGAACAATCATTTTCTTCAGATAGTATTGATGGGCACActaatgaacttgagcttctaaACCAAGATAAAGGGTTTTATGAAGATAATGTTGGTGATGTACAACATGAAGACAAGATAATTCCTGTCAG GGGATTCCAAAGGTCTATGGTTAAATCAATGACCATGGCTGCAAAGGTGCCACACTTTCACTATGTTGAGGAAATAAATTTTGATGCCCTTGTAGAGCTTAAAACAGCATTTCAGACTGCAAATAAGGATCAGAATGTGAAGCACACGTATCTTCCATTTCTGATAAAGTCTCTTTCAATGGCATTGAATAAATATCCCCTACTAAACAGTTCCTTCAATGACGAAACCAATGAAATCTTCTTGAAAG GTTATCATAATATAGGTATAGCGATGGCAACTACATATGGTCTTGTTGTGCCAAACATAAAGAAGGTTCAATCACTTACAATATTGGAG ATCACCAAGGAACTGGCCAGATTACAGCAAATGGCATCAAGCAACAAGCTAAATACTGAAGATATTACCGGGGGAACACTGACTTTGAGCAACATTGGAGCTGTTGGCGGCAAGTTTGGTTCACCACTTCTTAACTTACCTGAAGTTGCAATTATTGCCATTGGACAAATTCGAAGACTTCCTCGTTTTGATGACGACGACAATATTTATCCAGCTTCAGTAGCCTCA